One Coccinella septempunctata chromosome 1, icCocSept1.1, whole genome shotgun sequence DNA window includes the following coding sequences:
- the LOC123317226 gene encoding uncharacterized protein LOC123317226, whose protein sequence is MPPKIYGLPKIHKPNIPMRPIVSHSQSPFYNLSKYLSGILSNIINKNLYYTKNSFELKKELDKLHIPHNHKLFSLDVVSLYTNIPTVLVSQILHEKWSLIEPYTSIPESEFIEAVQLTLGTCYFKFEENFFQQIDGVSMGSPISSTVAQLVMEYLEEKVLSGKNYNITLFKRYVDDCLIITSENEIQKIIDDLNSFHPKIQFTLETEMNNAINFLDMTLLRMNNSIQTKLYRKETCTERIIDYNSAHIYKQKKAIMIGYIDRALKLTSPIYRPTIIQDITSLLMKNNYPLPQIKKIIKHRTHKLYNTENSIDKKEEPITFIPIPYVPSLSEKIENILKPYSNVKIAHKPHIQIKQLYSKLKSPTPLTETSHVVYKINCNNCEGVYIGQTEQKLKDRLKGHKYSKTQTALYKHKTENGHTFNYDETIVLDREKNKKSREILEMIHIKQNEKSINDRSDIRYLHNIYSTILNNLK, encoded by the coding sequence ATGCCTCCTAAAATTTACGGACTTCCCAAAATTCACAAACCAAACATACCAATGAGACCAATAGTATCCCACTCACAATCGCCATTCTACAACCTATCAAAATATCTATCAGGAATACTTTCTAACATCATTAACAAGAATCTATATTACACAAAAAActcatttgaattgaaaaaagaattagACAAATTGCACATACCTCACAATCATAAATTATTTTCCTTAGATGTCGTTTCATTATACACAAACATACCAACTGTTCTGGTATCACAAATCTTACATGAAAAGTGGAGTTTAATAGAACCGTATACATCGATTCCTGAAAGCGAATTCATTGAAGCAGTACAATTAACGTTAGGAACGTGTTATTTCAAGTTTGAGGAAAATTTCTTTCAACAAATAGACGGAGTTTCGATGGGTAGTCCTATTTCGAGTACGGTTGCTCAATTGGTGATGGAATATTTAGAGGAAAAAGTTTTGTCCGGAAAAAACTATAACATCACACTTTTCAAAAGATATGTTGATGATTGTTTAATAATAACATCAGAAAATGAGATAcaaaaaataattgatgatttaaaTAGTTTCCACCCTAAAATTCAGTTTACACTAgaaacagaaatgaacaacgcaATAAATTTTCTAGACATGACACTTTTAAGAATGAACAACTCAATACAAACAAAACTTTATAGAAAAGAAACATGCACAGAGAGAATAATAGATTACAACTCAGCACATATCTATAAACAGAAGAAAGCAATTATGATCGGGTACATTGACAGAGCGCTAAAACTAACTTCACCTATATACAGACCCACCATCATACAGGACATTACTTCACTTTTAATGAAAAACAACTATCCTCTACCACAAATAAAGAAGATAATCAAACATCGCACACACAAATTATacaacaccgaaaattcaataGATAAAAAAGAAGAACCAATCACATTCATACCAATACCATACGTACCTTCTCTatctgaaaaaatagaaaacatcTTGAAACCCTACAGCAACGTAAAAATTGCGCACAAACCACACATTCAAATTAAACAACTATATAGCAAATTAAAATCACCAACACCATTAACAGAAACATCTCATGTAGTATATAAGATCAATTGCAATAATTGTGAGGGTGTATACATAGGACAGACGGAACAAAAACTGAAAGACAGACTGAAAGGACACAAGTACTCCAAAACACAAACAGCACTTTACAAGCACAAAACCGAGAATGGACACACATTCAATTATGACGAGACTATAGTGTTGGaccgagaaaaaaataaaaaatctagaGAAATTCTCGAAATGATCCacataaaacaaaatgaaaaatccattaatGACAGATCAGACATTAGATACCTTCACAACATCTACTCCACTATTTTGAACAATCTCAAATAA